The genomic interval AATGGGCCCGTTGGTGTCAAAGCCCTCAATCGACGGCAAAAAGGGCGGACGACAGACTTCAAAGAGGTAGTGTTGGCGAAAAACGTTGCCAATGCGCTCGGTATCCGGCAGGCTTTGAAACAACTGAGAGGTTTCATCCGGCGGGTTAACCAAATGCACCAGGCAGCGATCGCTGCCAATGGCATCCATAACCTGGGTAATGGTTTGGGACAGCACCAAGCGTAGATCCAAACTTTGGCGAGTTTGATTGGTGATGTAGTTCACCACCTGCTCCCGTCGCGCCTGTTTTTGGATGGTTTCGTAGAGCTGCGCTTGGTAAATAGCCACCTCAAGCTGCTGGGCAATGGTTTGAATCAGATCCAGATCAGCAGAGCTTAACGGCGTACTGCAAGGGCCCAGAGCCGCAATAAACCCAAGAGCATTAGCCTGTCCCTTCACCGGCACCAGCAAATTTACCGGCTGCCCCAGTACATCCCATCGCGGTAGATGGGGCGATCGCATTTGAATAAACGGACGACTCAACAGCCCTTGTCCATGGGATGGGGACGTTGTGAGCCCCGCCGCAAATTCCCCTTTACGCACCAACGTAGCCGCACTGCCAAAGCGAGCCAGGGAATAGTAGCCCACCAGGGATGGATGCTCGGATGGCTGGGTTTGGCAAACCACTTGAATCCGCTGAATATCTTTGAAGTACCAGAAAAATAAGCAGGACTCGACCCCCAACAAGTCGGAGATTTCATCGACAGCCGTTTGCAGCACCACATTCAGCTCTAGAGAGCCGCGAATGCGATCGAGAATACGACGCAAGGATTGACTTTGCTGCGCGGAGGGAGAAGAGCCAGACACCA from Candidatus Obscuribacterales bacterium carries:
- a CDS encoding GAF domain-containing protein; its protein translation is MLLTTVLLFLHQLKNILVSGSSPSAQQSQSLRRILDRIRGSLELNVVLQTAVDEISDLLGVESCLFFWYFKDIQRIQVVCQTQPSEHPSLVGYYSLARFGSAATLVRKGEFAAGLTTSPSHGQGLLSRPFIQMRSPHLPRWDVLGQPVNLLVPVKGQANALGFIAALGPCSTPLSSADLDLIQTIAQQLEVAIYQAQLYETIQKQARREQVVNYITNQTRQSLDLRLVLSQTITQVMDAIGSDRCLVHLVNPPDETSQLFQSLPDTERIGNVFRQHYLFEVCRPPFLPSIEGFDTNGPI